The Streptomyces sp. NBC_01353 genome contains a region encoding:
- a CDS encoding sodium:solute symporter, which translates to MNDGVNGVALAVFIFFFLAVTVMGFLASRWRRAENENSLDEWGLGGRSFGTWVTWFLLGGDLYTAYTFVAVPAAIYAAGAAGFFAVPYTILVYPLIFTFLPRLWSVSHKHGYVTTSDFVRGRFGSKGLSLAVAVTGILATMPYIALQLVGIQAVLDVMGVGGGENTHWFIKDLPLLIAFGVLAAYTYSSGLRAPALIAFVKDTLIYIVIAVAIIYIPIKLGGFDEIFAKAGEAYATINPATEKPRGALVPGEMGQWGYATLALGSALALFMYPHSITATLSSRSRDVIRRNTTILPLYSLMLGLLALLGFMAIAAGVKVTNGQLAIPQLFENMFPDWFAGVAFAAIGIGALVPAAIMSIAAANLFTRNIYKDFLKPDATPEQETKVSKLVSLLVKVGALAFVLTMDKTVAINFQLLGGIWILQTLPALVGGLFTRWFHRWALLAGWAVGMVYGTAAAYGVASPTQKHFGGSSAEIPGIGEIGYIGLTAFVINVIVTVVLTFVLKAVKAPEGIDETSPSDYTADAGDAGVKTLPKVGAGH; encoded by the coding sequence GTGAACGACGGCGTGAACGGCGTCGCACTCGCCGTCTTCATCTTCTTCTTCCTGGCCGTCACGGTCATGGGATTCCTCGCCTCGCGCTGGCGCAGAGCCGAGAACGAGAACAGCCTCGACGAATGGGGTCTGGGCGGCCGCTCGTTCGGTACCTGGGTGACCTGGTTCCTGCTCGGCGGCGACCTCTACACCGCCTACACCTTCGTCGCCGTTCCGGCGGCCATCTACGCGGCGGGCGCGGCCGGCTTCTTCGCCGTCCCGTACACGATCCTCGTGTACCCGCTGATCTTCACCTTCCTGCCCCGCCTCTGGTCGGTGTCGCACAAGCACGGCTACGTCACCACCTCCGACTTCGTCCGCGGCCGCTTCGGCTCCAAGGGCCTGTCGCTCGCGGTCGCCGTCACCGGCATCCTCGCCACCATGCCGTACATCGCGCTCCAGCTGGTCGGCATCCAGGCCGTCCTGGACGTGATGGGCGTGGGCGGCGGCGAGAACACGCACTGGTTCATCAAGGACCTGCCGCTGCTCATCGCCTTCGGTGTCCTCGCGGCGTACACCTACTCCTCGGGTCTGCGTGCCCCGGCGCTCATCGCCTTCGTCAAGGACACGCTGATCTACATCGTCATCGCGGTGGCGATCATCTACATCCCGATCAAGCTGGGCGGCTTCGACGAGATCTTCGCCAAGGCCGGCGAGGCGTACGCGACGATCAACCCCGCCACCGAAAAGCCGCGCGGCGCGCTGGTGCCGGGCGAGATGGGCCAGTGGGGCTACGCGACGCTCGCGCTCGGCTCGGCGCTCGCGCTCTTCATGTACCCGCACTCGATCACGGCGACGCTCTCCTCGCGCAGCCGTGACGTGATCCGCCGCAACACCACGATCCTGCCGCTGTACTCGCTGATGCTGGGCCTGCTGGCACTGCTCGGCTTCATGGCGATCGCCGCCGGTGTGAAGGTGACCAACGGTCAGCTCGCGATCCCGCAGCTGTTCGAGAACATGTTCCCGGACTGGTTCGCGGGCGTGGCCTTCGCCGCCATCGGCATCGGCGCGCTGGTGCCGGCCGCGATCATGTCGATCGCCGCCGCCAACCTCTTCACCCGCAACATCTACAAGGACTTCCTGAAGCCGGACGCCACGCCGGAGCAGGAGACCAAGGTGTCCAAGCTGGTGTCGCTCCTGGTGAAGGTCGGAGCGCTGGCCTTCGTCCTCACCATGGACAAGACGGTGGCGATCAACTTCCAGCTGCTCGGTGGCATCTGGATCCTGCAGACCCTCCCGGCGCTGGTCGGCGGTCTGTTCACCCGCTGGTTCCACCGCTGGGCGCTGCTCGCCGGCTGGGCCGTCGGCATGGTCTACGGCACGGCGGCGGCGTACGGCGTGGCCAGCCCGACCCAGAAGCACTTCGGCGGCTCGTCCGCCGAGATCCCGGGCATCGGCGAGATCGGCTACATCGGTCTCACCGCCTTCGTGATCAACGTGATCGTCACCGTCGTCCTCACCTTCGTCCTGAAGGCCGTCAAGGCCCCTGAGGGCATCGACGAGACCTCTCCGTCGGACTACACGGCGGACGCGGGCGACGCCGGCGTCAAGACGCTCCCCAAGGTCGGCGCCGGTCACTGA
- a CDS encoding N-acetyltransferase: MDFTIRAVRPEEYEALGEITARAFLDDGHLDFGEDDSYLHLLRDVARRDAEAEVLVAVDRVGTVLGGVTFAMGGGEWADIAGEGEAEFRMLAVGKDARGRGVGEALVRFCVERARETPECRRLVLSTQSNMASAHRIYERMGFVRTPERDWKPLADMDPLYTYGLEL; the protein is encoded by the coding sequence ATGGACTTCACCATCAGGGCGGTACGGCCCGAGGAGTACGAGGCCCTCGGCGAGATCACCGCGCGCGCCTTTCTCGACGACGGACATCTCGACTTCGGCGAGGACGACTCCTATCTGCATCTGCTGCGGGACGTGGCCAGGAGGGACGCCGAGGCGGAGGTGCTGGTGGCGGTGGACCGCGTCGGCACGGTGCTCGGCGGCGTGACCTTCGCCATGGGCGGCGGGGAGTGGGCCGACATCGCGGGCGAGGGAGAGGCCGAGTTCCGGATGCTCGCCGTGGGGAAGGACGCCCGGGGCCGAGGTGTCGGCGAGGCGCTCGTACGGTTCTGTGTGGAGCGGGCCCGGGAGACCCCGGAATGCCGGCGGCTGGTGCTCTCCACCCAGTCGAACATGGCCTCCGCGCACCGGATCTACGAGCGGATGGGCTTCGTCCGTACCCCTGAACGGGACTGGAAGCCGCTCGCCGACATGGATCCCCTGTACACGTACGGCTTGGAGCTCTGA
- a CDS encoding ribonucleoside-diphosphate reductase subunit alpha has translation MTIAPADPAVAIESDGPGTVLLRTLTDVTADLLDTDPGKVAAAALRGRNAGSDEAELRELATEAAAGLIAEDPAYSRLAARLLTITIADEAAGQGAYSFSASVAVGHHEGLIADRTAEFVRLHAERLDTLIDADADDRFGYFGLRTLFSRYLLRHPITRKVIETPQHFMLRVACGLAEDDSTHALDEVAALYGLMSRLDYLPSSPTLFNSGTRHPQMSSCYLLDSPLDELDSIYDRYHQVARLSKHAGGIGLSYSRIRARGSLIRGTNGHSNGIVPFLKTLDASVAAVNQGGRRKGAAAVYLETWHADIEEFLELRDNTGEDQRRTHNLNLAHWIPDEFMRRVNADADWSLFSPADVPELVDLWGEEFDAAYRAAEAKGLARKTMPARDLYGRMMRTLAQTGNGWMTFKDASNRTANQTAEPGHTVHSSNLCTEILEVTDDGETAVCNLGSVNLGAFVVGSDIDWERLDATVRTAVTFLDRVVDINFYPTEQAGNSNARWRPVGLGAMGLQDVFFQLKLPFDSPEARALSTRIAERIMLAAYEASADLAERNGPVPAWDKTRAARGVLHPDHYDVELNWPERWAALRERIAAVGMRNSLLLAIAPTATIASIAGVYECIEPQVSNLFKRETLSGEFLQVNSYLVDELKKLGVWDAQTREALRESNGSVAGFTWVPAEVRELYRTAWEIPQRGLIDMAAARTPFLDQSQSLNLFLETPTIGKLSSMYAYAWKQGLKTTYYLRSRPATRIARAAQAATPTAATIPVQQVADPDAVACSLENPESCEACQ, from the coding sequence GTGACCATCGCGCCCGCCGATCCGGCCGTAGCGATCGAGAGCGACGGACCCGGGACCGTACTTCTGCGGACCCTGACCGACGTCACCGCCGATCTCCTCGACACCGACCCCGGCAAGGTCGCCGCAGCCGCGCTGCGTGGCCGCAACGCCGGTTCGGACGAGGCCGAGCTGCGCGAGCTGGCCACGGAGGCGGCCGCCGGTCTGATCGCCGAGGACCCGGCGTACTCCCGGCTCGCAGCCCGGCTCCTGACGATCACCATCGCCGACGAGGCGGCCGGACAGGGCGCGTACTCCTTCTCCGCCTCGGTCGCCGTCGGTCACCACGAGGGCCTGATCGCCGACCGCACCGCCGAGTTCGTCCGGCTGCACGCCGAGCGGCTGGACACGCTCATCGACGCGGACGCGGACGACCGCTTCGGCTACTTCGGTCTGCGCACCCTCTTCTCCCGCTACCTGCTGCGCCACCCGATCACCCGCAAGGTGATCGAGACCCCGCAGCACTTCATGCTGCGCGTCGCCTGCGGTCTGGCCGAGGACGACTCCACCCACGCGCTGGACGAGGTCGCGGCGCTGTACGGGCTGATGAGCCGGCTCGACTACCTGCCCTCCTCCCCCACGCTCTTCAACTCCGGCACCCGCCACCCGCAGATGTCCTCCTGCTATCTGCTGGACTCCCCGCTGGACGAGCTGGACTCGATCTACGACCGCTACCACCAGGTCGCCCGCCTGTCGAAGCACGCCGGTGGCATCGGGCTCTCGTACTCCCGCATCCGCGCCCGCGGTTCGCTGATCCGCGGCACCAACGGGCACTCCAACGGCATCGTGCCGTTCCTGAAGACGCTCGACGCCTCCGTCGCCGCCGTGAACCAGGGCGGTCGGCGCAAGGGCGCGGCCGCGGTCTACCTGGAGACCTGGCACGCGGACATCGAGGAGTTCCTGGAGCTCCGTGACAACACGGGCGAGGACCAGCGCCGTACGCACAACCTGAACCTCGCGCACTGGATCCCGGACGAGTTCATGCGCCGGGTCAACGCGGACGCCGACTGGTCGCTGTTCTCCCCGGCCGACGTGCCCGAGCTTGTCGACCTGTGGGGCGAGGAGTTCGACGCCGCGTACCGGGCCGCCGAGGCGAAGGGCCTGGCCCGCAAGACCATGCCGGCCCGTGACCTCTACGGCCGGATGATGCGGACCCTGGCCCAGACCGGCAACGGCTGGATGACCTTCAAGGACGCCTCGAACCGTACGGCCAACCAGACGGCCGAGCCGGGCCACACGGTCCACTCCTCCAATCTCTGCACGGAGATCCTGGAGGTCACGGACGACGGCGAGACGGCGGTCTGCAACCTGGGCTCGGTCAACCTCGGTGCCTTCGTCGTCGGTTCGGACATCGACTGGGAGCGGCTCGACGCGACCGTCCGTACGGCCGTCACGTTCCTCGACCGGGTCGTGGACATCAACTTCTACCCGACCGAGCAGGCCGGCAACTCCAACGCCCGCTGGCGCCCGGTGGGCCTGGGCGCGATGGGTCTCCAGGACGTCTTCTTCCAGCTGAAGCTGCCCTTCGACTCCCCTGAGGCGCGCGCGCTGTCCACCCGTATCGCCGAGCGGATCATGCTCGCCGCGTACGAGGCGTCCGCCGACCTCGCCGAGCGCAACGGCCCGGTGCCGGCCTGGGACAAGACCCGCGCGGCCCGCGGTGTCCTGCACCCCGACCACTACGACGTCGAGCTCAACTGGCCCGAGCGCTGGGCCGCGCTGCGCGAGCGGATCGCCGCCGTCGGGATGCGCAACAGCCTCCTCCTCGCCATCGCGCCGACCGCGACCATCGCCTCGATCGCGGGCGTGTACGAGTGCATCGAGCCGCAGGTCTCCAACCTGTTCAAGCGCGAGACGCTCTCCGGCGAGTTCCTCCAGGTCAACTCCTACCTGGTCGACGAGCTGAAGAAGCTCGGCGTGTGGGACGCGCAGACCCGTGAGGCGCTGCGCGAGTCCAATGGCTCGGTGGCCGGCTTCACCTGGGTCCCGGCCGAGGTGCGCGAGCTGTACCGCACGGCGTGGGAGATCCCGCAGCGCGGCCTGATCGACATGGCGGCGGCCCGTACGCCGTTCCTCGACCAGTCGCAGTCCCTGAACCTGTTCCTGGAGACGCCGACGATCGGCAAGCTGTCGTCGATGTACGCGTACGCCTGGAAGCAGGGCCTGAAGACGACGTACTACCTGCGCTCCCGCCCGGCGACGCGGATCGCCCGCGCGGCCCAGGCCGCGACGCCGACCGCCGCCACCATCCCCGTCCAGCAGGTCGCCGACCCCGACGCCGTCGCCTGCTCCCTTGAGAACCCCGAGTCCTGCGAGGCCTGCCAGTAA
- a CDS encoding ribonucleotide-diphosphate reductase subunit beta, with the protein MSSNEQKNLLDPGFELTLRPMRYPDFYERYRDAIKNTWTVEEVDLHSDVADLAKLTPGEQHMIGRLVAFFATGDSIVSNNLVLTLYKHINSPEARLYLSRQLFEEAVHVQFYLTLLDTYLPNPDDRAAAFAAVENIPSIREKAQFCFKWMDSVEKIDRLETQADRRRFLLNLICFAACIEGLFFYGAFAYVYWFRSRGLLHGLATGTNWVFRDETMHMNFAFEVVDTVRKEEPELFDDALQQQVTDMLKEAVEAELQFGRDLCGEGLPGMNTESMREYLQCVADQRLQRLGFAPVYGSENPFAFMELQGVQELTNFFERRPSAYQVAVEGSVDLDEDF; encoded by the coding sequence ATGAGCTCCAACGAACAGAAGAACCTCCTCGACCCGGGCTTCGAGCTGACTCTCCGCCCCATGCGCTACCCGGACTTCTACGAGCGCTACCGGGACGCGATCAAGAACACCTGGACGGTGGAGGAGGTCGACCTCCACTCGGACGTCGCCGACCTCGCCAAGCTGACGCCGGGTGAGCAGCACATGATCGGCCGTCTGGTCGCATTCTTCGCGACCGGTGACTCGATCGTCTCCAACAACCTCGTGCTGACGCTGTACAAGCACATCAACTCCCCCGAGGCGCGGCTGTACCTCTCGCGCCAGCTGTTCGAGGAGGCCGTGCACGTCCAGTTCTATCTGACGCTGCTCGACACCTACCTGCCCAACCCGGACGACCGCGCCGCCGCGTTCGCCGCCGTCGAGAACATCCCCTCCATCCGCGAGAAGGCGCAGTTCTGCTTCAAGTGGATGGACTCGGTCGAGAAGATCGACCGGCTGGAGACGCAGGCCGACCGCCGTCGCTTCCTGCTGAACCTGATCTGCTTCGCCGCGTGCATCGAGGGCCTGTTCTTCTACGGCGCCTTCGCCTACGTGTACTGGTTCCGGTCCCGCGGTCTGCTGCACGGGCTCGCGACCGGCACCAACTGGGTGTTCCGCGACGAGACGATGCACATGAACTTCGCCTTCGAGGTCGTGGACACCGTCCGCAAGGAGGAGCCCGAGCTCTTCGACGACGCGCTCCAGCAGCAGGTCACCGACATGCTGAAGGAAGCCGTCGAGGCGGAGCTCCAGTTCGGCCGCGACCTGTGCGGCGAGGGCCTGCCGGGCATGAACACCGAGTCCATGCGCGAGTACCTCCAGTGCGTCGCCGACCAGCGCCTCCAGCGCCTGGGCTTCGCCCCGGTCTACGGCTCCGAGAACCCGTTCGCGTTCATGGAGCTCCAGGGCGTC